The genome window GGACCGGTGCGCCGACCAGCTCGTCCGCGGCGGCCTGCTGTCCCGTGCTGACGGTGTGCACCAGGGTGCCCGACAGCACGACGAGCGCGACGCTGACCGTGACCGTCAGGACCGGCACGACGGCCGTCGCCGCGCCGTGGGCACGTGCGACCGCGAGCGGTGCGGCGAGGCCGCGCGAGCGTGACGCCCACCGCCCGGCCGCGCGGACGACCGCGGGGGAGACGCGGACCACGACCAGCGCCGCGGCGGACGCCACGAGCACCGGGGCCGCGGCGAGCAGCGGGTCGACCTCGCCCTGGCCCAGGGGGACGAGCCCCCGGCCCCGGACCGACACGAGAGCCGCGGCCGCGAGCACGACCACGAGAGCCTCGACGACGATCCGGCGGGCCTGCCCACGCGCCCGCTGGGCCGCGCGTGCGCGCCGGTCGGCCGGGACGCGCCGTCCCTCCCAGGCGGCGGCCGCCGCACGTGCCGCCAGGACGGCCGGTGCGAGTGCGGCGACGGCCGCCACGGCCACCGCGATGAGCACCGAGCCCCGTTGGCCGTGCAGCGTCACCGCGACGACACCGCCCGCGAGCAGCCCGGCCGCGAGCACCACCGGCGCGGACTCCAGCAGGCCGCGCGTCACGACCGAGGCGATCGACGCGCCGCGTGCACGCTCGCCCGCCAGGAAGGGCTGCCGGCGGGTGACGAGCAGGGAGGCGGCGAGCACGAGGCACAGGGCCGCCGCGGTCGCGACGCCGGCGACGACGAGGGACGCCTGTGCGCGGGCCGCGGACATGCGGGCGTCGAACGCGGTGACGACCGCCGGCAGACCGCTGTAGATGTTCGCCGAGCGCGCGTACGTCGCCTCGATCAGCCCCACGAGCCGGTGCGCGTCGGTGACCGTCAGGCCGTCCGTCCGCACGGGGGCCCGTGAGGAGACCGCCACGGCGTTGCGACCCACCACGTGGACCATGTCGGGGATCGCCTCGACCGGCACGTACGCCGAGGTCTGCAGCAGCGTCGCGGTGCCGGGCGGCGACGTGATCGCGGTGAGCAGACCCGGGTGCTCCGCCCAGACGCGTGCGAGGGGGTCGACCGCCTCGTACAGCCCGGTGACGACGACGTGGTCGTAGTCGCCCGTGGTGTGGCGGCGCATGACGAAGGGGCCGTCGTCGAGGGTGATGCCGAGCTCCTCGGCCGCGGCGACGTTCAGACCGACGTGCACGGTGCGTGGGCCGGGCTCGTCCCCGGGCCGACCGTGCTGCTCGTCCGTCGGGACGGGACCCGGCGCCGTGCCGGCGACCCAGCGGACCAGGGGGGCGGGGTCGCCGGTCTGCCCGACGTGGACGAGGGAGAGGGCGAACGCACCCACGGGGGTGCGCATGGTGGCGTACCCCGACGTCACGGCGACGACCGGCGCGTCGACGGCCTTGCCGAACTGGAAGAGGAGCATCGAGGCGGCCGCGTACCCCGCCTCCTGGGCGGGTGGCGGCCTGCCCGTCACAGGGTCGGGCGGGGCCATCCCGACGATCTCACCGTCACGACCGGCCGCGATGATCGTCTCGCGCACCGCGCCGTCGGCGCTGCTCTCGACCAGGCGTGGCACCGCGAGCGTGAGGAGCAGCGTCGCGAGGAGCAGGACGGCGCTCCCGACGACCAGGGCCGTGTCCTGGCGGGCGCGCCGCACGGTGACCAGCAGCGCGACGGCCGTGGTCGCCCGGACGCGGGTGTCGATGTCACTCATCGGTCGTCCCCCAACCGCAGCAGGGCACCGGAGGCGCGCCGCACGAGCACGACGGCCAGGAGCGCGACGACGGCGCACGCCGCGAGGGCCAGACCGCCCGTGATGACCAGGGCCAGGCCGTCCTGCCAGACCACGAGCGGGGCCGGGACGGGCCGTCGGCCGTCCGAGGACACCGTCAGGACGGGGGTGACGACCCTCGCGAGCCCGTAGCCGATCGCCAGTCCGGCGAGCGCGCCGACCAGGACCAGCGCCACGTGCTCGCCCACCAGGCCGCGCACGAGCGACGGGCGTGCGGCGCCCAGCGCCTGCAGCCGGGCGAGCTCGAGGCGACGTGAGCGGATCGCGGCGGCCGCGCTCGCGCCGAGTCCCACGAGGACGAGCACGAGCGTCGCGGCGGTCACGAGCGACAGCGCGGCGGGGATCGCGGCGCTCAGCGGTCCGGCGACCGCGGCCGCCCGCTCGGTGGTCCGCACCGTCGCCTCCGCGTCCGCGGCGCGCGCGAGGGCCGCGGCGAGCGCGGGGGCGTCGCCGTCGGGGGCGGCCAGCCACCAGGAGTCGACGAGGGGGTCGGTGCCGGCGGCCTCGACCGACCCGCGTCCCAGCGCGTCGCGGTCCACGAGCACGGCGGGCCCGCGGGGCACACCGGGCAGGTACGGCACGACGTCCTCCACGACGGCCTGCACCTGGGCGTCGCCGGCACGGATCCAGAAGTGGATGCCGGGCGACAGGCTCGCGCGCTCGGCGACGGCCGTGGTGACCAGCGCCCGGACGGCGCCGTGCGCGGGCCACGCGTGCGCGACGAGGCGGCCGTTCCCCCCGTCCATCGCGGCCAGGTCGAACTTGCCGTCGACCACGAGCGCGCCGGGAGGCACGTCGTCGACGAACGGGTACGGGCCCACCCGGGCGCCGACGGTCGCGCCACGCTCAAGCCCGCCGCTGGTCGCACCGGCCTGCCAGCCGCCCGCCTCGAGCGCCACGGGCGTCCCCTGCGCGGACGCCGCGGCGAGCGCCTCGTCCGGCGACGTCAGGCCGACCGCACGGTCCAGGACGCGCACGTCCTGGAGGGTGAACCACACCTGGCCGAGGCGGGCGGCCGGCGAGTCGGCGCCCATCGCGGTCGCACCGGACAGCGTGACCACGGCCGACGCGGCGACCAGGCGCAGGGGTCCGAGCCCGCGCGGCAC of Cellulomonas dongxiuzhuiae contains these proteins:
- a CDS encoding FtsX-like permease family protein, with the protein product MSDIDTRVRATTAVALLVTVRRARQDTALVVGSAVLLLATLLLTLAVPRLVESSADGAVRETIIAAGRDGEIVGMAPPDPVTGRPPPAQEAGYAAASMLLFQFGKAVDAPVVAVTSGYATMRTPVGAFALSLVHVGQTGDPAPLVRWVAGTAPGPVPTDEQHGRPGDEPGPRTVHVGLNVAAAEELGITLDDGPFVMRRHTTGDYDHVVVTGLYEAVDPLARVWAEHPGLLTAITSPPGTATLLQTSAYVPVEAIPDMVHVVGRNAVAVSSRAPVRTDGLTVTDAHRLVGLIEATYARSANIYSGLPAVVTAFDARMSAARAQASLVVAGVATAAALCLVLAASLLVTRRQPFLAGERARGASIASVVTRGLLESAPVVLAAGLLAGGVVAVTLHGQRGSVLIAVAVAAVAALAPAVLAARAAAAAWEGRRVPADRRARAAQRARGQARRIVVEALVVVLAAAALVSVRGRGLVPLGQGEVDPLLAAAPVLVASAAALVVVRVSPAVVRAAGRWASRSRGLAAPLAVARAHGAATAVVPVLTVTVSVALVVLSGTLVHTVSTGQQAAADELVGAPVRLDGSIGTEAGAAALTRIAAAPGVTDVATAAQVRDRTYGTRTGLSATILVVDAAELGRVRAAAGLPVDEALAALAEPGPAGTVPALVSAGLLERAQAGDAEPVMSVLNTTVRFDVRGTTVLRPDAGAPTLDARVAAPLEDDDGLVVVDRATLAAVSGQRPTVDRAWVSGPGAVEAVEAERLAPTASSGVVVTTRDGWWQDWSQAPLTSGLTTLLLAAVAVLAALSVLALVLVVVATARERGRTLSALRTLGLDARTARWATLGELAPLTLGGLVGGVAIGLGVPALIGDAIGLQLLTAEPGGVTVDVTWWPVAAAAAALVVALVVAVVVEQAVRRRDRLGEVLRVGER